Proteins from a genomic interval of Liolophura sinensis isolate JHLJ2023 unplaced genomic scaffold, CUHK_Ljap_v2 scaffold_101, whole genome shotgun sequence:
- the LOC135481474 gene encoding probable E3 ubiquitin-protein ligase MID2 translates to MAESKQNRDDVLTCSVCMETFREPVMLPCQHSFCRECIGLYADKSKPVQTDKTSGNTGNEDVHQQIACPVCRAPTSLGKEGVAGLPPNFHLAEIVEKLSAVKLEDDIPYCSMCEDNHAKAVKFCTICNVLYCQECLTNYHPTRGPLKRHRLISSLEYLSRETSQGQVSRDLQSTQQPSCARHGQPFGLYCVPCRMVICMGCVVDHPEHAMRDIPSAVANDKEEWGFLSCTVVSRLKGGFVNVPFFPLQLAVLNKTSELEKVLQETKESLSGVTRLHNKIQENQELHTQEVEKAYCAALESLQAWRQHSIDGIKTRYSQWSVECSAILKHIQLQTQEMERMVQASNDLLASVDVEFLKGSTHFTKTIDDQLNEIKADLEEHEVSKQKLLDFVQRDLVVPRHLTVKETVEESQDLEAAVSGQMSRPRVTKPTLRFTETDDRKLRITDSGCVVEGKGLFGWRRAVTDGRYQTGRYYWEIHITCSHGCYYDCRVGVTQESCGVSEETDPGRNFWYIVMAYSGDEVKCYSHSGGEIKPDYRQDRRYTRPHHLGVYLDCDEHTLTVLDCDNNQVMYTNSGVIVTEPLVPWVEFGFWSGSVSARLVTGDSATLPPVLCDMISTS, encoded by the exons ATGGCCGAAAGCAAGCAGAATCGAGATGATGTTCTCACATGTTCTGTATGTATGGAAACATTCCGGGAACCAGTAATGCTaccctgtcagcacagtttttgtaggGAATGCATTGGTTTATATGCTGACAAGTCCAAACCTGTACAGACAGATAAGACCTCCGGAAACACTGGGAATGAGGACGTTCATCAGCAGATAGCATGCCCTGTGTGTCGGGCACCGACCAGTCTGGGGAAAGAAGGTGTAGCTGGTCTGCCTCCCAACTTTCACCTGGCGGAAATTGTGGAGAAGTTGTCTGCTGTAAAGCTTGAGGATGACATCCCATATTGTTCTATGTGTGAGGACAATCAtgctaaagctgtcaagttttgtaccaTCTGCAATGTGTTGTACTGTCAGGAATGTCTTACAAATTACCATCCAACGAGGGGGCCTCTAAAACGGCATCGACTGATTTCCTCCCTGGAGTACCTCTCCCGGGAAACCTCACAGGGTCAAGTTAGCAGAGACCTCCAATCAACTCAGCAGCCGTCCTGTGCCAGGCACGGTCAGCCATTCGGCTTGTACTGTGTACCGTGTCGGATGGTGATCTGTATGGGGTGTGTGGTTGACCACCCGGAACATGCTATGCGGGATATACCATCTGCAGTTGCGAATGACAA AGAAGAATGGGGCTTTTTGTCCTGCACTGTAGTGAGTCGTTTGAAAGGCGGATTTGTTAATGTACCGTTTTTCCCATTACAGCTAGCTGTTTTGAACAAGACTAGCGAACTGGAGAAAGTCTTACAAGAAActaaagaatcactgtcaggagttacgaggctgcacaataagatacag GAAAACCAGGAACTTCACActcaggaggtagaaaaggcttattgtgcagccttggaaTCTTTACAAGCCTGGAGACAGCACTCCATAGATGGCATAAAaacccgctattcacagtggagtgtGGAGTGTAGTGCTATACTCAAACATATTCAGCTACAGACCCAGGAAATGGAGAGGATGGTACAGGCTTCCAATGATTTATTAGCGTCAGTGGACGTCGAGTTTTTAAAG ggttccacgcacttcaccaaaac AATTGATGACCAGCTGAATGAGATAAAAGCAGATCTGGAGGAACATGAGGTCAGCAAACAGAAGCTTCTAGATTTTGTACAGCGTGACCTTGTTGTCCCTAGACACCTGACAGTAAAAGAGACAGTGGAAGAAAGTCAGGACTTAGAAGCAGCAGTCAGTGGACAAATGTCACGCCCACGTGTTACAA agccgacgctgagattcacagagacagacgacaggaagctgagaatcactgacagCGGCTGTGTGGTAGAGGGTAAGGGCTTGTTCGGGTggaggagagctgtgacagacgggcgttaccagacgggcaggtactactgggagatacacatcacctgttcacatGGCTGTTACTATGACTGTCGTgtaggagtgacacaggagagctgtggtGTGAGTGAGGAGACAGACCCTGGCCGTAACTTCTGGTACATTGTGATGGCGTACAGTGGTGATGAGGTCAAGTGTTATAGTCACAGTGgtggtgagatcaaacctgaCTATCGACAGGAcagacgttacacacgacctcatcacctgggtgtgtacctggactgtgatgagcacacactgacagtcctggactgtgacaacaaccaggtaatgtacactaACAGTGGTGttatcgtcacagagcctctcgtgccatggGTTGAGTTTGGTTTCTGGTCTGGatctgtgtctgctcgtctggtaacgggtgactctgcaactctgcctccagttctctgtgatatgataagcacttcctga